One genomic window of Canis aureus isolate CA01 chromosome 15, VMU_Caureus_v.1.0, whole genome shotgun sequence includes the following:
- the GIMAP1 gene encoding GTPase IMAP family member 1, giving the protein MGGRKMARDEENAYGREDGDDAPPAREPRLGLILVGRTGAGKSATGNSILGHRSFPSRLAAAPVTRTCALGSRRWAGWRVEVTDTPDLFSAEGRRADRGCAERGRCYLLSAPGPHALLLVTQLGRFTAQDEQAVRGVRELFGPGVLARAVVVFTRREDLAGASPHDYVRATDNRALRALVAECGGRVCALDNRAEGAEREAQAGELLALAARLAREHADAPFTNDVYRLATELRGAAPDGGLRRVCERLAAGGPGRGRRGRGRWRRVLVLLGGALLLGLLLCRLRSPALQEISPD; this is encoded by the exons ATGGGAGGACGGAAGATggcaagagatgaagaaaatgccTATG GTCGCGAGGACGGGGACGACGCGCCCCCCGCACGCGAGCCCCGGCTCGGGCTAATCCTGGTCGGCAGGACCGGCGCGGGCAAGAGCGCCACGGGCAACAGCATCCTGGGCCACAGGAGCTTCCCGTCCAGGCTCGCCGCCGCCCCGGTGACCAGGACGTGCGCCCTGGGGAGCCGCCGCTGGGCCGGCTGGCGCGTGGAGGTCACCGACACCCCGGACCTCTTCAGCGCCGAGGGCCGCCGCGCCGACCGGGGCTGCGCCGAGCGGGGCCGCTGCTACCTGCTGTCGGCGCCCGGGCCGCACGCGCTGCTGCTGGTCACCCAGCTGGGCCGCTTCACCGCCCAGGACGAGCAGGCGGTGCGCGGCGTCCGCGAGCTGTTCGGGCCCGGCGTGCTGGCGCGGGCCGTCGTGGTCTTCACCCGCCGCGAGGACCTGGCGGGGGCCTCGCCTCACGACTACGTGCGCGCCACCGACAACCGCGCGCTGCGGGCCCTGGTGGCCGAGTGCGGCGGCCGCGTGTGCGCGCTGGACAACCGGGCGGAGGGCGCCGAGCGCGAGGCGCAGGCGGGGGAGCTGCTGGCGCTGGCGGCGCGGCTGGCGCGGGAGCACGCGGACGCGCCCTTCACCAACGACGTGTACCGCCTGGCGACGGAGCTGCGCGGCGCGGCCCCGGACGGCGGGCTCCGGCGGGTGTGCGAGCGGCTGGCGgccggcggcccggggcgggggcggcgggggcgggggcggtggcgGCGGGTGCTCGTGCTGCTGGGGGGCGCGCTGCTGCTCGGCCTGCTGCTCTGCCGCCTGCGGTCCCCGGCCTTGCAGGAGATCAGTCCGGACTGA